ACATAAACCTTGTATTGACTGTCAACAAACTGAGAATCCTCGGCTTGCAGAACTGATGATGATTCCAATGTTTGCAGTGGTTTCTCGGTTATATTTACTTTGACTTCACGCCCTCCAATTTGCTATTGGCAAAAGAAAAACCAGAAAACATCAGTAACCAACAAACCACTCATCTTATGGATCTCACAAGCTCTTAAACTTACTGTGCCGTTTAATTtttcagcagcagcagcggcatCCTCAACAGTCTTCATCGTCACAAATGCAAACCGCCTGCTCCTACCAGAGTATTTGTCATACATCACCTACAATCACACACCAGAATTTCACCTTACCCCAAGCTATTCAAACCAAAGCATCACTATTTCACATGTGTAGCTTTATAAGTGACGCGTTTTGGATTCGTTGCTACGAAGATTGTGCACATTGTTTGGGGATATATCAATTCAATCTCCAGTGAAATTGAAGATTGCATTGGTGAAAGTGAAAGCATATAGCCACAATCAAATTTTCAAACATAAAATTCTGTTAACGCCAATTGGTCaattcttcttcaacaacaacTAACAACAAAACCTAAAACCTCTTCCAAAATTCATCAGCGCATTATCGAAtcacaatttacaaaattaaaatgtcaAACACGGCAATGAACTAAACAAAAACAAGAGACTGAGAAAAAATTAATGAAGCACCAATTTGATAGTGAGAAACAAGGAAAAACCTCGGCCTTCTCGACGGCGCCGTGTTCTTCGACGATTTTCTGGAGCTCGTCGTTCTTGACAGTTCTGGGGATGTTGCCGACGTACAATCTTCTGGCCGCGACAGAGGAGGGGTCCGCCGTGGCGACAGAAGTGTCCTCCGCCACTGCATTGAGTCTTCTGTGAGTAAATTTTAGAGGGAGAGGCTGTGGCCTGAAATTGAGTTTTAAGTGATTAGTTTTGAAGGGTTTTGTGGATTCTTGAAGGAAATTTGGAGAGATTACAAAGGAAGACGAAGAAATCGTGGCCATCTCTTCTTCGGATTTGTTGAAAATGGATTGGGGTTTAAGGGTTGGGAGAGAAATATGGAGATAAGATTTATCTCAAACTTTTATACGTTTTCCAATTTCCGAGTGGCCAActgtaaaatgaaaaattaaccgatcaattttatgtgaaaaacaaaacacattCTAAATAATGCATGCATTTAGAATTACTCGCCTGATTTTTGACTGTTATGTTTCGTCGGAGTAGAATTCTCTGCAGTGGAGGAAATGTACAGCATGGTGTTGTGGCATAAAACGACGCCGCATTGCCTTTTGTTTACTTGGAAACTTACTTTAGTTAATagtaggggtgggtcggtacggtataccgtaccggcCGTGCCATatcgcataccgtaccggaaagtacggtatggcaaaattcaataccgataccgtatcgaattttcggtaacggtataccgaaacacggtacggtacaccgtaataacggtatggtaacggtaacggtataccgaaaaaaaacctattgtgtacaaaatatttaaaataacaattcaaGTGTTCAACTATTTTAAAAAgcctaaaataataaaacttcatcacaatcaaatcttgttcatagcattcaaattaataaaacttcaacattcAAATCTAAAACAATTTATGAAGTCATGATCAACAACATTATCTCCATTTCTTGCAACCACGTTGtcttcatttctcaaaattccacaaaaaatCATTGAAGATGACCCTGCATTTGATAACTTTTATTAATAGTCGAGCATAATCACAATACACAAACAACCAAACCAAAAGAAATGTATGGAGTGTAACATCCATATatcaaaacacctaattatTGCAACATAAATTtgctcctgcagttataactcaacagttaattcatattttcacagatttaaaatgctttttaattttaagtctgatatttaaatgtcaagacaatttattaaaatgttaacacaaatatgtgttgaaattttaatgtgatcgtattgacatttttaagaaaatgtggcatttaaacgcactcttgtggctatgtggggttaatgtgattgaaaaagtataatccaaagtaagaggatgtcgaatattcttttgtttatcatttcacaacttttatttcgcataatgaaataaatatgaagaaattaaaatgacccgtgcatcaCACGGGAgtgacactagttagtaatttaaattggacatttatttctctttaaaaattaagaatgactgatcagtgtcctatttattcatccttcaatttaagtagtatataaaataagatagcatacaatgaattaaacactaattaaacgatttgattcattttcagctgcacatatttttaattgacattttatgaagtgggacgaagaataaaacaaaaattttaattactttgtatatttggaatatgacattacacaaagaatcatatactaaatggtgtgagttaatacaaattctttcaaatatgctctgttgaaacatattcccgatatcgtatttcctatcttctttcggtgttatgtgctattgtgtttattatgtttaataggatgagttgataaaaaaataattcaggttaattttgaatttgtttgaataaattatcatttgaatgtttaattttattgtattaattgatgtattaatttttttaatataatatatatattacaacacatttaatattaatatatatataataatctatcggtataccggtatacgacggtataccgaatcttcggtatatactgaatattcggtataccgtggtataccggtataccgaggattcggtataccgcggtgtatagaaa
This genomic interval from Salvia splendens isolate huo1 chromosome 13, SspV2, whole genome shotgun sequence contains the following:
- the LOC121763075 gene encoding 30S ribosomal protein 2, chloroplastic-like — encoded protein: MATISSSSFVISPNFLQESTKPFKTNHLKLNFRPQPLPLKFTHRRLNAVAEDTSVATADPSSVAARRLYVGNIPRTVKNDELQKIVEEHGAVEKAEVMYDKYSGRSRRFAFVTMKTVEDAAAAAEKLNGTQIGGREVKVNITEKPLQTLESSSVLQAEDSQFVDSQYKVYVGNLAKTVTSESLKAFFAEKGKALSAKVSRVPGTSKSSGYGFVTFASEEDVDAAISSLNNAVFEGQKIRVNKA